The following are encoded in a window of Carettochelys insculpta isolate YL-2023 chromosome 30, ASM3395843v1, whole genome shotgun sequence genomic DNA:
- the HAPLN2 gene encoding hyaluronan and proteoglycan link protein 2, with protein MWCRTRSGAGPVLASSQSMHRLLLLAAVCLSALPAALAIYQKIRKGPAPTPRLQYLLEPLHEVVHAQRGATVTLPCVLRARPPHYKVRWSKVEPAELQENVILITNGAQHKAYGPLGGRARLRRGHRNDASLTIAGVALEDEGRYRCQLVNGLEDESLALTLQLDGVVFPYQTSQGRYKFNYFEAKQACEEQDSKLATYQQLYKAWTEGLDWCNAGWLLDGTVHYPIINPREPCGGQLLLPGVRSYGAKDKQKDRFDAFCFTSAGTGQVYFIHGHLNFQEAGLKCRNQGATIAKVGQLYSAWKFAQLDQCDGGWLADGSVRYPITSPRTHCGGLPDPGVRSFGFPNKEQRTYGTYCFSAK; from the exons ATGTGGTGCAGGACCAGATCCGGAGCTG GCCCAGTCCTGGCCTCCAGTCAAAGCATgcaccggctgctgctgctggctgcggtctgcctctctgctctgcctgctgccttaGCTATTTACCAGAAGATAAGGAAAGGTCCAG cccccaccccacgcctGCAATACCTGCTGGAGCCCCTCCACGAGGTGGTGCACGCCCAGCGTGGGGCCACGGTCACCCTGCCCTGCGTGCTGCGGGCGCGGCCCCCCCACTACAAGGTGCGATGGAGCAAGGTGGAGCCAGCCGAGCTGCAGGAGAACGTCATCCTCATCACCAACGGGGCCCAGCACAAGGCCTACGGGCCGCTGGGGGGCCGGGCCCGGCTGAGGCGGGGCCACCGCAACGACGCCTCCCTCACCATCGCCGGCGTGGCGCTGGAGGACGAGGGGCGCTACCGCTGCCAGCTGGTCAACGGGCTGGAGGACGAGAGCCTGGCGCTGACGCTGCAGCTGGATG GTGTCGTCTTCCCCTACCAGACCAGCCAGGGGCGCTACAAGTTCAACTACTTTGAGGCCAAGCAGGCATGTGAGGAGCAGGACTCCAAGCTGGCTACTTACCAGCAGCTTTACAAAG CATGGACCGAAGGGCTGGACTGGTGCAACGCCGGCTGGCTCCTTGACGGGACTGTCCACTACCCCATTATTAACCCCCGAGAGCCCTGCGGTGGGCAGCTGCTCCTCCCGGGAGTGCGGAGCTACGGAGCCAAGGACAAGCAGAAGGACCGGTTCGATGCATTCTGCTTCACCTCGGCTGGCACGG gccaggTTTATTTCATCCACGGCCACCTGAACTTCCAAGAAGCGGGGCTTAAGTGCCGCAACCAAGGGGCCACCATCGCCAAGGTCGGGCAGCTCTACTCCGCCTGGAAGTTCGCCCAGTTGGACCAGTGCGACGGGGGCTGGCTGGCGGACGGCAGCGTGCGTTACCCCATCACTTCCCCTCGAACCCACTGCGggggcctcccggaccctggtGTCCGGAGCTTCGGTTTCCCCAACAAGGAGCAGAGGACATATGGGACCTACTGCTTCTCAGCGAaatag